One window of the Nicotiana tabacum cultivar K326 chromosome 4, ASM71507v2, whole genome shotgun sequence genome contains the following:
- the LOC142180011 gene encoding uncharacterized protein LOC142180011 gives MRNINEARFPKPIRSDPSQRDLNLWCEYHGTHGHRTGDCRNLRKEVATLLKNGHLREFNGVTFSAAKKTKISVTHNKRLREVTEDDITFMEEDADGLVIPHNDALESQPTSSDGECWSKKKLTGSIIPTTKLLVRFNLTNVTTQVEILLATNTKGLIKTNLLEVVDGDMGYNIILVRLWIHEMKVVPSTYHQLLKFPTPEGIKADKRRPTSSKGDERSNYFHQ, from the exons ATGAGGAATATCAATGAAGCACGGTTCCCAAAGCCAATTCGATCTGATCCTAgtcaaagggatctcaatttgtgGTGTGAATATCATGGGACTCACGGCCACAGAACTGGGGACTGCCGAAATCTTCGCAAAGAGGTGGCGACATTACTGAAAAATGGCCATCTTAGGGAAT TCAACGGTGTAACCTTCTCAGCGGCCAAGAAAACAAAGATATCAGTAACTCACAACAAGAGACTCCGGGAGGTCACAGAGGATGATATCACCTTCATGGAGGAAGACGCTGATGGACTTGTCATACCACACAATGACGCTCTG gaatctcagccaacatcatccgatGGAGAGTGCTGGAGCAAGAAAAAGTTGACCGGAAGCATCATTCCGACGACAAAACTCTTGGTTAGATTTAACTTGACAAATGTGACAACCCAAGTAGAGATTTTGTTGGCCACAAATACCAAAGGATTGATCAAAACCAACCTATTAGAAGTGGTAGATGGAGATATGGGTTACAATATAATCCTTGTAAGGCTGTGGATACACGAGATGAAGGTCGTACCCTCAACGTATCACCAGTTATTGAAATTTCCAACCCCAGAAGGAATCAAAGCAGATAAGAGGAGACCAACAagcagcaagggagatgaacgcAGTAACTATTTCCACCAGTAA